From a region of the Agromyces ramosus genome:
- a CDS encoding rhamnogalacturonan lyase family protein — protein sequence MSRQQARSGPPSEESAAARVPLLRRQARRGVIAVALTAAMMGTPMAAVGAHAAEPELLWRFDFGTASSPVESGWTGMTRQVLYTPERGYGLKDATGMIDRDRGSAVDAVMRDFVLYQGGTYEVLVDVEPGYYTVGAVIGDWIGSANTILTLEGAVQERVTTSREGFATPSYPGIRVVDGQLNVVVGGNTAHLNGLTVAKEDLVVPPAVSGLAVGQVALDAEPPSVELTWNPAEGATAYRVYRALEGEAPELLAEVTGSSHVDVTAELTKRYSYLVTWVNADGLESVPSQSVDVTMVDPTIPVPAQPEGLAVDQIEKSRLVVTWDAVEGARQYRIHRANSAEGPFELAGTTAGLSFEDTDVLTAVPYFYTVTALNAGGVSEASSVLETPAVVVRQAEYLDRGSVAVRTEAGVFLSWRLLGSDPSDIAFHVFRDGDRITTSPVTGATNFVDASGSDTSTYRISALDVDPNGVETWAGAEFAVWGRQYTSIPLDVPEPDYSYISPSSEYSYSANDASVGDLDGDGEYEIVLKWDPSNSKDNASGGTTGPVIIDAYKLDGTRLWRVNLGGNIRAGAHYTQFLVYDFDGNGRAELMAKTADGTRDGLGTVIGDPDVSYREGGRILKGPEFLTVFDGVTGAAVDTVDYSPERGDPASWGDSRGNRVDRFLAAVAYLDGEKPSAVFARGYYSKAELTAYDFDGTDLTRRWEFSSADDGNSAYGGQGNHNLAVADVDADGKDEIVYGSATIDDDGTGLYSTRLRHGDALHVSDFDPARPGYEVFAAHEDIGENGGIGATFRDARTGEVIWNMKAKVDVGRGAAGDIDPRHPGAEGWAVNKTGEWNSREGELRSASGELISNDIPAPNFLTWWDGDLLREITDHDFDETTKRGVGTISKWDWEAHDEVEIFRAEGTLTNNSTKGNAVVQADLLGDWREELVYRTEDSSELRLYTTVDPTEHRIPTLMHDPVYRLGVAWQNIGYNQPPHTSFFLGDGMAPAPHPRATFIGAPDGLGEPVPGDAAAAPARGKLSDDNGWDTGLDDGAYTVSMNLWWGDNATAYRLFENGVLIHEQLLSDRTPNAQRADVSVTRRANGEYVYTCELTNQHGTTRCGEHTVSVTDAGPGRPALSSDNPDGDGTYSVTMNLWWGTNGSTYRLYEDGVLIDTQRLVEATPGAQSATTSLTGRAPGVHVYRAELENALGVTESRQLEVRVR from the coding sequence TTGTCACGACAGCAGGCCCGTTCGGGCCCACCATCCGAGGAAAGCGCCGCCGCGCGGGTGCCCCTGCTCCGGCGCCAAGCCCGGCGGGGTGTCATCGCCGTCGCGCTCACGGCCGCGATGATGGGCACTCCGATGGCCGCGGTCGGCGCCCACGCCGCCGAGCCGGAGCTGCTCTGGCGGTTCGACTTCGGCACCGCGAGCTCGCCGGTGGAGTCCGGATGGACGGGCATGACTCGCCAGGTGCTCTACACCCCTGAGCGCGGCTACGGGCTGAAGGATGCCACGGGCATGATCGATCGCGACCGCGGCAGCGCGGTCGACGCAGTGATGCGCGACTTCGTGCTGTATCAGGGCGGCACCTACGAGGTCCTGGTCGACGTCGAGCCGGGCTATTACACGGTCGGCGCCGTGATCGGCGACTGGATCGGCTCGGCGAACACGATCCTCACCCTCGAGGGCGCCGTGCAGGAGCGCGTGACCACCAGCCGCGAGGGCTTCGCCACGCCGTCGTATCCCGGCATCCGCGTGGTCGACGGCCAGCTCAATGTCGTGGTCGGCGGCAACACCGCCCACCTGAACGGGCTCACGGTCGCGAAGGAGGACCTCGTGGTCCCGCCCGCCGTGAGCGGGCTGGCCGTCGGGCAGGTCGCGCTCGATGCGGAGCCGCCGAGCGTCGAGCTCACCTGGAACCCGGCGGAGGGCGCGACCGCCTACCGGGTCTATCGGGCACTCGAGGGCGAGGCACCCGAGCTGCTCGCCGAGGTGACCGGAAGCTCGCACGTCGACGTCACGGCAGAGCTCACGAAACGCTACAGCTATCTGGTCACGTGGGTGAACGCCGACGGTCTCGAGTCCGTGCCGTCGCAGAGCGTCGACGTCACGATGGTCGACCCGACGATCCCGGTGCCCGCGCAACCCGAAGGGCTCGCGGTCGACCAGATCGAGAAGTCCCGGCTCGTCGTCACCTGGGACGCCGTGGAGGGGGCGAGGCAGTACCGCATCCACCGGGCGAACAGCGCAGAGGGCCCGTTCGAACTGGCGGGCACGACCGCCGGTCTCTCATTCGAGGACACCGACGTGCTCACCGCGGTGCCGTACTTCTACACGGTGACGGCGCTCAACGCCGGCGGCGTATCGGAGGCGTCGTCGGTGCTCGAGACCCCCGCGGTCGTCGTTCGCCAGGCCGAGTACCTCGACCGGGGCAGCGTGGCCGTGCGCACCGAAGCGGGTGTCTTCCTGAGCTGGCGACTGCTCGGCAGCGACCCGAGCGACATCGCCTTCCACGTCTTCCGTGACGGCGATCGCATCACGACGTCGCCGGTCACCGGCGCGACGAACTTCGTCGATGCCTCGGGCAGCGACACCTCGACCTACCGGATCTCCGCCCTCGACGTCGACCCGAACGGCGTCGAGACGTGGGCGGGCGCCGAGTTCGCGGTCTGGGGCCGGCAGTACACCTCGATCCCGCTCGACGTGCCCGAGCCCGACTACTCGTACATCAGCCCCAGCTCCGAGTACTCCTACTCGGCGAACGACGCCAGTGTCGGCGACCTCGACGGCGACGGCGAGTACGAGATCGTGCTGAAGTGGGACCCGAGCAACTCGAAGGACAACGCCTCGGGCGGCACCACGGGTCCGGTCATCATCGACGCCTACAAGCTCGACGGCACCCGACTCTGGCGGGTGAACCTCGGCGGCAACATCCGCGCCGGCGCCCACTACACGCAGTTCCTCGTCTACGACTTCGACGGCAACGGCCGTGCCGAACTGATGGCCAAGACCGCCGATGGCACGCGCGACGGGCTGGGCACCGTGATCGGCGATCCGGATGTCTCGTACCGCGAGGGCGGCCGCATCCTCAAGGGCCCCGAGTTCCTCACTGTCTTCGACGGCGTCACCGGCGCCGCGGTCGACACGGTCGACTACAGCCCCGAACGCGGAGACCCAGCGAGCTGGGGCGACTCACGCGGCAACCGGGTCGATCGGTTCCTCGCCGCCGTGGCCTACCTCGACGGCGAGAAGCCGAGCGCGGTGTTCGCCCGCGGCTACTACTCGAAGGCAGAGCTCACCGCCTACGACTTCGACGGCACCGACCTCACGCGGCGGTGGGAATTCTCTTCGGCCGACGACGGCAACTCGGCGTACGGCGGCCAGGGCAACCACAACCTCGCGGTGGCCGACGTCGACGCCGACGGCAAGGACGAGATCGTCTACGGCTCCGCGACGATCGACGACGACGGCACGGGCCTCTATTCGACTCGTCTTCGTCACGGCGACGCGCTGCACGTGAGCGACTTCGACCCGGCGAGGCCGGGATACGAGGTGTTCGCCGCCCATGAGGACATCGGCGAGAACGGCGGCATCGGGGCGACCTTCCGCGATGCCCGCACCGGGGAGGTCATCTGGAACATGAAGGCGAAGGTTGACGTGGGCCGGGGGGCCGCGGGCGACATCGACCCGCGGCATCCGGGAGCCGAAGGCTGGGCCGTGAACAAGACCGGCGAGTGGAACAGCCGTGAGGGCGAGCTTCGCTCGGCATCGGGCGAGCTCATCTCGAATGACATCCCGGCACCGAACTTCCTCACCTGGTGGGACGGCGACCTGCTCCGGGAGATCACCGACCACGACTTCGACGAGACGACGAAGCGCGGTGTCGGAACGATCTCGAAGTGGGACTGGGAGGCTCACGACGAGGTCGAGATCTTCCGCGCCGAGGGCACGCTGACGAACAACTCCACGAAAGGCAACGCCGTGGTGCAGGCCGACCTGCTGGGCGACTGGCGTGAGGAGCTCGTCTACCGCACCGAGGACTCGAGCGAGCTGCGCCTGTACACGACGGTCGACCCGACCGAGCACCGGATCCCCACGCTGATGCACGACCCCGTGTATCGACTGGGCGTCGCCTGGCAGAACATCGGCTACAACCAGCCGCCGCACACGAGCTTCTTCCTCGGTGACGGCATGGCGCCGGCGCCGCATCCCCGTGCGACCTTCATCGGGGCGCCGGATGGGCTCGGCGAACCCGTGCCGGGCGATGCAGCAGCGGCGCCGGCTCGCGGGAAGCTCTCCGACGACAATGGCTGGGACACCGGGCTCGATGACGGCGCCTATACCGTGTCGATGAACCTGTGGTGGGGCGACAATGCGACGGCCTACCGCCTGTTCGAGAACGGCGTGCTCATTCACGAGCAGCTGTTGTCCGACCGCACGCCGAACGCGCAGCGGGCCGACGTGTCGGTCACCCGGCGTGCCAACGGCGAGTACGTCTACACGTGCGAGCTCACCAATCAGCACGGCACCACGAGGTGCGGCGAGCACACGGTCAGCGTGACGGATGCGGGACCCGGCCGGCCCGCGCTGTCGTCCGACAATCCCGACGGCGACGGCACCTACTCCGTGACGATGAACCTCTGGTGGGGCACGAACGGGTCGACGTACCGGCTCTACGAGGACGGCGTGCTCATCGACACGCAGAGGCTCGTCGAAGCGACCCCGGGTGCGCAGTCGGCGACGACGAGCCTGACGGGCCGCGCTCCCGGCGTGCATGTCTACCGCGCCGAGCTCGAGAACGCCCTCGGCGTCACCGAATCGAGGCAACTCGAGGTGCGCGTGCGCTGA
- a CDS encoding LssY C-terminal domain-containing protein, with protein sequence MGEVGAEASQAGEAPEAPQARRFSVNALVDGFFFVFAGLASVWLAWLVLTESFSFGWWGIAFFVLFWVVLAYLVLPRLHRILTAIYVPDYFIGRARTSDGLLGDPVNLALDGDEASLHAALRTAGWTRADDVGAVSSWRIIASTVTRRSYDEAPVSPLFLFGRQQDFAYQQEVEGNPARRHHVRFWRTPEGWLLPGGRRVDWLAAGTFDRAVGFSLFTLQITHKIDADTDVERDHIVTTVLAANATARVDVLADFSTGYHSRNGGGDSIRTDGDLPVLDLRRVPAGTITAMDAPAHPLPADAEVTS encoded by the coding sequence ATGGGCGAGGTGGGCGCCGAGGCATCCCAGGCAGGTGAAGCACCCGAGGCGCCGCAGGCGCGGCGGTTCTCGGTCAACGCGCTCGTCGACGGCTTCTTCTTCGTGTTCGCCGGCCTGGCGTCAGTGTGGCTCGCGTGGCTCGTGCTCACAGAGTCGTTCTCGTTCGGCTGGTGGGGCATTGCGTTCTTCGTGCTGTTCTGGGTGGTGCTCGCCTATCTCGTGCTGCCGCGGTTGCACCGCATCCTCACCGCGATCTACGTGCCCGACTACTTCATCGGCCGCGCCCGCACGAGCGACGGACTGCTCGGTGATCCCGTGAACCTCGCGCTCGACGGCGACGAGGCGTCGCTGCACGCCGCCCTCCGCACGGCGGGCTGGACGCGGGCCGACGACGTCGGGGCGGTCTCGAGCTGGCGCATCATCGCCTCCACCGTCACGCGCCGCAGCTACGACGAGGCCCCGGTGAGTCCGCTGTTCCTGTTCGGGCGGCAGCAGGACTTCGCCTACCAGCAGGAGGTCGAGGGCAACCCCGCGCGCCGCCATCACGTGCGGTTCTGGCGCACGCCCGAAGGCTGGCTCCTGCCCGGTGGCCGTCGGGTCGACTGGCTCGCGGCGGGAACGTTCGATCGCGCCGTGGGGTTCTCGCTCTTCACGCTGCAGATCACCCACAAGATCGACGCCGACACCGACGTCGAGCGCGACCACATCGTGACGACGGTGCTCGCGGCGAATGCCACCGCGCGCGTCGACGTGCTCGCCGACTTCTCCACGGGCTATCACTCCCGAAACGGCGGCGGTGATTCGATCCGCACCGACGGTGACCTGCCGGTGCTCGACCTGCGCCGCGTGCCGGCCGGGACGATCACGGCGATGGATGCCCCGGCGCATCCGCTTCCCGCCGATGCCGAGGTGACATCGTGA
- the trhO gene encoding oxygen-dependent tRNA uridine(34) hydroxylase TrhO gives MAVAKILLYYVFTPLADPDAVRLWQRDLAGSLGLRGRILISKDGLNGTLGGEMGALKRYVRKTRDYPAFKHIDFKWSTGGGLDATGASLDFPKLSVKVRDEIVSFGAPGELAVDVAGVVGGGTKLTPEALHELIAERGDDVVFFDGRNALEAAIGRFRDAVVPDVETTRDFVAELDSGRYDELKGKPVVTYCTGGIRCEVLSSLMTSRGFREVYQLEGGIARYGERFGDDGLWEGSLYVFDRRGSVDFSDHAAVIGACVACGTATNRTANCANASCDAEFVRCDRCTDATCPAHAPSAVE, from the coding sequence GTGGCCGTCGCCAAGATCCTCCTCTACTACGTCTTCACCCCGCTCGCCGACCCTGATGCCGTGCGGCTGTGGCAGCGCGACCTCGCCGGGTCGCTGGGCCTTCGCGGCCGCATCCTCATCTCGAAGGACGGACTGAACGGCACGCTGGGCGGCGAGATGGGCGCGCTGAAGCGGTACGTCCGCAAGACCCGCGACTACCCGGCGTTCAAGCACATCGACTTCAAGTGGAGTACCGGCGGCGGGCTCGACGCGACCGGCGCGAGCCTCGACTTCCCGAAGCTCAGCGTGAAGGTGCGCGACGAGATCGTGAGCTTCGGCGCACCGGGCGAGCTCGCGGTCGACGTGGCCGGCGTCGTCGGCGGTGGCACGAAGCTCACGCCGGAGGCGCTGCACGAGCTCATCGCCGAGCGGGGCGACGATGTCGTGTTCTTCGACGGGCGCAACGCGCTCGAGGCGGCGATCGGCCGGTTCCGTGATGCGGTCGTGCCCGACGTCGAGACGACCCGCGACTTCGTGGCGGAGCTCGACTCGGGCCGGTACGACGAGCTCAAGGGCAAGCCGGTCGTGACCTACTGCACAGGCGGCATCCGCTGCGAAGTGCTCTCGAGCCTCATGACGAGCCGCGGGTTCCGCGAGGTCTACCAGCTCGAGGGCGGCATCGCCCGCTACGGCGAGCGCTTCGGCGACGACGGACTCTGGGAAGGCTCGCTCTACGTCTTCGACCGGCGCGGCTCGGTCGACTTCAGCGACCACGCGGCCGTCATCGGCGCGTGCGTCGCGTGCGGTACTGCGACGAACCGAACCGCCAATTGCGCGAATGCCTCGTGCGACGCCGAATTCGTCCGCTGCGATCGCTGCACCGACGCGACGTGTCCCGCGCACGCGCCATCGGCGGTCGAGTAG
- a CDS encoding YbhB/YbcL family Raf kinase inhibitor-like protein, with translation MLDYDPYEALQALKPMGSFTLESSDFRDGEPLPLPLRASGVGAGDRSPQLSWSGFPADTRGFAVTCFDPDAPTASGWWHWAVANLPATVTSLEADAGEPGGLKLPSGALVLANDDGERRYVGSSPPPGTGVHRYFFVVHALDVPRLDLSADATPATLGTKCFFHGLGRGILIGTATAD, from the coding sequence ATGCTCGACTACGACCCCTACGAGGCGCTGCAGGCGCTGAAGCCGATGGGCTCGTTCACGCTCGAGAGCTCGGACTTCCGCGACGGTGAGCCGCTGCCGTTGCCGCTCCGCGCCTCGGGGGTAGGCGCGGGCGATCGCTCGCCGCAACTCTCGTGGTCGGGATTCCCGGCCGACACCCGCGGCTTCGCGGTGACGTGCTTCGACCCCGACGCCCCGACCGCCTCGGGCTGGTGGCACTGGGCGGTGGCGAACCTGCCTGCCACGGTGACGAGCCTCGAGGCCGACGCCGGCGAGCCGGGCGGCCTGAAGCTGCCGAGCGGCGCGCTCGTGCTCGCGAACGACGACGGCGAGCGCCGGTACGTGGGCTCTTCACCGCCGCCGGGCACCGGTGTGCACCGCTACTTCTTCGTCGTGCACGCGCTCGACGTGCCGCGCCTCGACCTCTCGGCGGATGCCACGCCCGCGACCCTCGGCACGAAGTGCTTCTTCCACGGCCTCGGCCGCGGCATCCTCATCGGCACGGCGACCGCCGACTGA
- a CDS encoding ArsR/SmtB family transcription factor yields the protein MMHPFEIAAEPVRRRIIEVLAVGDHAVGTLNEVIAAEFSISRSAVSHHLRILRDQGVVVVQPDEALPQSRLYRLDETFLERLDDAVGELYRLWDHRYGTVFHRAPIHPAIASRAPHRHRAGRKGQRGRTASDAADLTGFPEPE from the coding sequence ATGATGCATCCGTTCGAGATCGCGGCCGAGCCCGTGCGGCGTCGCATCATCGAAGTGCTCGCGGTGGGCGATCACGCGGTCGGCACGCTGAACGAGGTGATCGCGGCGGAGTTCTCGATCTCCCGTTCGGCGGTGTCCCACCACCTGCGCATTCTCCGTGACCAGGGCGTGGTGGTCGTGCAGCCCGACGAGGCGCTCCCCCAGTCGCGGCTGTACCGTCTCGACGAGACCTTCCTCGAGCGCCTCGACGACGCGGTCGGCGAGCTCTACCGCCTCTGGGATCACCGTTACGGCACCGTGTTCCATCGCGCGCCGATCCATCCCGCCATCGCCTCTCGTGCGCCGCATCGCCATCGTGCCGGTCGTAAGGGCCAGCGTGGCCGCACCGCGTCCGACGCGGCAGACCTGACCGGATTCCCCGAACCCGAGTAG
- a CDS encoding LysE family translocator, giving the protein MVPLENLAAFLVASVVLILMPGPSVLFVIGRTLALGRLGGLLSVVGNAMGMVPLVTAVALGVGALVAQSVLLFTIIKFAGALYLVYLGIQAIRHRADAAAAANGEVAPRSHWRQLGEGFVVGVTNPKTIAFFVAVLPQFVDFTAGSIPLQLFELGVLFILLALVCDSIWALAAGAARNWFARSPKRASGLAATGGVMMIGLGGVLALSGNKH; this is encoded by the coding sequence ATGGTGCCTCTCGAGAACCTCGCCGCCTTCCTGGTGGCCTCGGTCGTGCTCATCCTCATGCCCGGCCCCAGCGTGCTCTTCGTGATCGGCCGCACGCTCGCGCTCGGCCGCCTCGGCGGCCTCCTCAGCGTGGTCGGCAATGCCATGGGCATGGTGCCGCTCGTCACGGCCGTCGCCCTCGGCGTGGGCGCGCTCGTCGCGCAGTCGGTGCTCCTCTTCACGATCATCAAGTTCGCGGGCGCGCTCTACCTCGTCTACCTCGGCATCCAGGCGATCAGGCACCGAGCGGATGCCGCAGCTGCAGCCAATGGCGAGGTGGCGCCGCGCTCGCACTGGCGGCAGCTGGGCGAGGGTTTCGTCGTCGGCGTGACGAACCCGAAGACGATCGCGTTCTTCGTCGCGGTGCTCCCCCAGTTCGTGGACTTCACCGCCGGATCCATCCCGCTGCAGCTGTTCGAGCTCGGGGTGCTGTTCATCCTGCTCGCGCTCGTCTGCGATTCGATCTGGGCGCTCGCCGCGGGCGCCGCGCGCAACTGGTTCGCGCGTTCGCCGAAGCGAGCGTCGGGTCTCGCCGCGACTGGCGGCGTCATGATGATCGGGCTCGGCGGCGTGCTCGCGCTGAGCGGTAACAAGCACTGA
- a CDS encoding VOC family protein: protein MIESTFPILEVADMQRALAFYRDALGGVVVYSYPPDGEGEPVYVSLSTGATSMGIGLTESPLPPGNVMLWFYVDDVDRVTTHLTGHGANVIEGPVDQPWGERTALITDPFGTRLHLAAAISAPPDEE, encoded by the coding sequence ATGATCGAATCCACGTTCCCAATTCTCGAGGTCGCCGACATGCAGCGGGCCCTCGCGTTCTACCGTGACGCGCTCGGCGGGGTGGTCGTCTACTCGTACCCGCCCGACGGCGAGGGCGAACCGGTCTACGTTTCGCTCTCGACGGGCGCCACGTCGATGGGCATCGGCCTGACCGAATCGCCACTGCCGCCGGGCAACGTCATGCTCTGGTTCTACGTCGACGACGTCGATCGCGTGACGACGCACCTCACCGGGCACGGCGCGAACGTGATCGAGGGTCCGGTCGACCAGCCCTGGGGTGAGCGCACGGCACTCATCACCGACCCGTTCGGCACGCGCCTGCACCTCGCCGCGGCCATCTCGGCACCACCCGACGAGGAGTAG
- a CDS encoding enoyl-CoA hydratase/isomerase family protein, translating into MSEHISASVADGVGHVTLDRPQALNALSYEMIRELTDVFDAWRDDSEVGLVVIDGAGERGFCAGGDIRELYGYATNGNAHEARAFFRAEYRLDAAIARYPKPVVAIMDGITMGGGIGLAGHASIRIVTERSRVAMPETRIGFTPDVGGSWLLAKAPGELGVHLALNSRTMDAADALHAGFADAFVPSENLPHLLQALAERADPGSPAEIVMLFDETPGPSALALARDWVDACYSAPTVHGIIERLRAFADGRADASASAFPKHPLDPAASAYAAAAADELETLSPTALTVTLESVRRARTLPRLEDALEQEFRLVSWFIEQHDLREGIRAQVIDKDRSPRWNPSTLAGVDPELAARVIDAQVHDPVWPAAGAPAHPSADFDSVEA; encoded by the coding sequence GTGAGCGAGCACATCTCCGCGAGCGTCGCCGACGGTGTCGGCCACGTGACGCTCGACCGCCCCCAGGCGCTCAACGCCCTGAGCTACGAGATGATCCGCGAGCTCACCGACGTGTTCGACGCGTGGCGCGACGACTCCGAGGTCGGGCTCGTCGTCATCGACGGCGCGGGCGAGCGCGGCTTCTGCGCCGGCGGCGACATCCGTGAGCTCTACGGGTATGCGACGAACGGCAACGCGCACGAGGCGCGCGCGTTCTTCCGGGCGGAGTACCGGCTCGACGCCGCCATCGCGCGCTACCCGAAGCCCGTCGTCGCGATCATGGACGGCATCACGATGGGCGGCGGCATCGGCCTCGCCGGGCACGCGTCGATCCGCATCGTCACCGAACGCTCACGCGTCGCGATGCCCGAGACGCGCATCGGGTTCACGCCCGACGTCGGCGGCTCCTGGCTGCTCGCGAAGGCGCCCGGCGAGCTCGGCGTGCACCTCGCCCTGAACTCGCGCACCATGGACGCCGCCGACGCCCTGCACGCCGGCTTCGCCGACGCCTTCGTTCCCTCCGAGAACCTCCCGCACCTGCTGCAGGCCCTCGCCGAGCGCGCCGACCCGGGCAGCCCCGCCGAGATCGTCATGCTGTTCGACGAGACCCCGGGTCCGTCGGCGCTCGCGCTCGCCCGCGACTGGGTCGACGCGTGCTACTCCGCGCCGACGGTCCACGGCATCATCGAGCGCCTGCGAGCCTTCGCCGACGGCCGAGCCGATGCCTCGGCCAGCGCGTTCCCGAAGCATCCACTCGACCCGGCGGCATCCGCCTACGCCGCCGCCGCTGCCGACGAGCTCGAGACCCTCTCGCCCACCGCGCTCACCGTGACGCTCGAGTCGGTGCGCCGCGCTCGCACGCTGCCCCGGCTCGAGGACGCCCTCGAGCAGGAGTTCCGTCTCGTGTCGTGGTTCATCGAGCAGCACGACCTGCGCGAGGGCATTCGCGCCCAGGTCATCGACAAGGACCGCTCACCGAGGTGGAACCCGTCGACGCTCGCGGGCGTCGACCCCGAGCTCGCGGCGCGGGTGATCGACGCGCAGGTGCACGACCCGGTCTGGCCCGCGGCCGGCGCTCCGGCGCATCCATCAGCCGACTTCGATAGCGTTGAGGCGTGA
- a CDS encoding MmgE/PrpD family protein, whose translation MKTHHLRTHRSDENLAREGQLAWQLAAVATDPVELDDDVVDMVVNRVIDNAAVAAASIARKPVVSARSQALSHPVSIGGDGATVFGADAARHTSPEWAAWANGVAVRELDFHDTFLAAEYSHPGDNIPPIIAVAQHLAATRGLGGRDVVRGIATGYEIQIDLVKAISLHEHKIDHVAHLGPSAAAGIGTLLGLDQETIFQSIGQALHTTTATRQSRKGEISSWKAHAPAFAGKMAVEAVDRAMRGETSPVPIYEGEDGVIAWLLGGPEASYEVPMPEEGESKRAILDSYTKEHSAEYQAQAWIDLARKLHDEYPLILDDPDRIESITLHTSHHTHYVIGSGANDPQKYDPDASRETLDHSIPYIFTVALQDGSWHHADSYSPERAHRDDTVALWKKVSTVEDPEWTRRYHSNDIAEKAFGGRVVIKLSDGGEIVDEIAVADAHPLGARPFAREQYVQKFRTLSEWVLEEAEIERFLDLAQRLPELGPDELGGLTFTAAPGALVGVDIPTGLF comes from the coding sequence GTGAAGACCCACCACCTGCGCACCCACCGGAGTGACGAGAACCTGGCTCGAGAGGGTCAACTCGCCTGGCAGCTCGCGGCCGTCGCGACCGACCCCGTCGAGCTCGACGACGACGTCGTCGACATGGTCGTGAACCGCGTCATCGACAACGCCGCCGTCGCGGCGGCCTCGATCGCACGCAAGCCGGTGGTCTCGGCCCGCAGCCAGGCGCTGTCGCACCCCGTGTCGATCGGCGGCGACGGCGCGACCGTCTTCGGGGCGGATGCCGCCCGCCACACCTCGCCCGAATGGGCCGCCTGGGCCAACGGCGTCGCCGTGCGCGAGCTCGACTTCCACGACACCTTCCTCGCCGCGGAGTACTCGCATCCCGGCGACAACATCCCGCCGATCATCGCCGTGGCCCAGCACCTCGCCGCCACCCGTGGCCTCGGCGGCCGCGATGTCGTGCGGGGCATCGCGACCGGTTACGAGATCCAGATCGACCTCGTGAAGGCCATCTCGCTGCACGAGCACAAGATCGACCACGTGGCGCACCTCGGGCCGTCGGCCGCCGCGGGCATCGGCACCCTGCTCGGCCTCGACCAGGAGACGATCTTCCAGTCGATCGGGCAGGCGCTGCACACGACCACCGCGACCCGGCAGTCCCGCAAGGGCGAGATCTCATCGTGGAAGGCGCACGCCCCCGCCTTCGCCGGAAAGATGGCCGTCGAGGCGGTCGACCGTGCGATGCGCGGCGAGACGAGCCCCGTGCCCATCTACGAGGGCGAAGACGGCGTGATCGCCTGGCTCCTCGGCGGACCCGAGGCCTCCTACGAGGTGCCGATGCCCGAAGAGGGCGAGTCGAAGCGCGCCATCCTCGACTCGTACACGAAGGAGCACTCGGCCGAGTACCAGGCGCAGGCGTGGATCGACCTCGCCCGCAAGCTCCACGACGAGTACCCGCTGATCCTCGACGACCCCGACCGCATCGAGTCGATCACGCTGCACACCTCGCACCACACGCACTACGTCATCGGCTCGGGCGCGAACGACCCGCAGAAGTACGATCCCGATGCCTCGCGCGAGACGCTCGACCACTCGATCCCGTACATCTTCACCGTCGCACTCCAAGACGGGTCGTGGCACCACGCCGACTCGTACTCGCCCGAGCGCGCGCACCGCGACGACACCGTCGCGCTCTGGAAGAAGGTGTCCACCGTCGAAGACCCCGAGTGGACCCGCCGCTACCACTCGAACGACATCGCCGAGAAGGCGTTCGGCGGCCGCGTGGTCATCAAGCTCAGCGACGGCGGCGAGATCGTCGACGAGATCGCGGTGGCCGACGCGCACCCGCTCGGTGCCCGGCCGTTCGCGCGCGAGCAGTACGTGCAGAAGTTCCGCACCCTCTCCGAGTGGGTGCTCGAGGAGGCCGAGATCGAGCGCTTCCTCGACCTCGCGCAGCGCCTGCCCGAGCTCGGCCCCGACGAGCTCGGCGGCCTCACGTTCACCGCGGCGCCCGGGGCGCTCGTCGGCGTCGACATCCCCACCGGGCTCTTCTGA